AACTAGTAGTACAAAAGCAAGGAATAAATCATGTCGTGTCCTGATGATCAAGGCTTTTTAGCAATCCTCCTCCTTATCTTAATTATTCCCCCCTTTCCTGTTCAAAATGTGCGTCTTAACACGAATATATCATGGAAGTGATACGTGTCAAACTCTCATCAAGTTTCTTTCCTGTTTATATGATTAGTAATAGATTTTGTTTGGATTGTAGGATTTAATTGATTGTTTTTTGTTACATGAATCTTGATGATTGTTGGGTTTGTTTTTTATTCAAAAAGGTAACCAGTTGTTGATCCACAatgcaagaacacaagcatacacatgtaATAGCATTGCACCAAACAAACATTGTTGTACAATTCTCTAGAAAAAAAATGTGAAAACAACTCTTGTAAGGTTGGCATTCAGAATTCAAGAGTACAAAACTAGCTTATGAATAGTAGGTTTTCACGCATCAATTAAGTGATGGTTTTGCTCAAAAAGTATTATTAATTGATGGTCTCAAACTAAAATCATGTCAGTTATTTTCGAACAGAGGGAGTAACAACACACTATTGGCTCTGTAATACTAGTATTCATGGATGTGTATGCCGGCGTAACTAAAAGGTTCAATCAGACAAACAAACTCAATGTTGACCTTGCACTAACTTATTCTGAAATCCACATCTGAACTGAGGATAGGTTCGGATATCAACATAACAAGCAGCGAAATATATACAAGACGTAACTTGCCCAAGATAGGCGCACTATGCCTGAGGCTTGAGCACATTATTACAGCAGTGCTGAGCAACACTGTTTGAAACAAAATTAACCATCACACTTCCCCGTTGCGAGGCTGCGAGAGTACGAGAGATGCACACGCGGACATGGACGACAGTACGCCTCTTCAACCCTTGCAAGCGAACAGGCCGGTGCACACCTCGTGGAAGGCGTCGAGGATGGCGGCGCGGTGCTCGCGCGCGTTCACGGACACGTAGCAGTTGAGCAGCGCCcgcagctccgccggctcggccaTCCGCTTCGCCGCGATCACCTCCGCGATGGACCGGCGGAACTCCTCCCGGGGCTCGTACGTCCTCCTGTCCACGGCCACCAGCACGACGCACGGCTTCCTCTCGCGGGGCCTGGGCGCGCTCCTCTcgtggcagccgccgccgccgctggcgcAGGAGCAGACGCACGGCCAGCGACGGTGCTGGTCGGCGGGCTCCGTCCCGCGGCGCGTCGTCGCCGACGACCGGCCGTCGGCGGaggcggcgtcggccatggagtGCAGCCTCGCCTGGACCATGCCGTGGGCGATGTCCGACATGCGGCCGCGCGTCGTGTCCAGCGCGTCCAGGGACGAGCAGGACGCCGAGGAGGACACGCTGAGCCGCGACGCGCCGCAGCACAGCGCGCGGCACCTGCCGTCCTTGTGCTTGGCCTTCGCCGCCGTGGAGGCATCGGCCTGGTTCTTGCCGCCGGCGTTCTTCTGCCGCGGCTTGCTCCGGCCCGAGAAGAAGTGCATCGCCGCTCCCCGCCCTTCCTCCGTTCCCGCCGCGCTCTGCTCTGCTACGTTGTCCTGTCGTGCAACCGCAAGAGGACAGACAATGCGCAATTGAGCCAACGGGCaagggtagtagtagtagtagtaagatGCATGGGCACTGCAACTACAAGAGGACCGTGCGCGGTTGTAAAGCGATCAAAGGCGCCGCCTTTTGGTGTCGTGATTAAGCCATTTTTAAGCCTCGGAAAAGGAGGAGGGTAAGTAGAGCAGCTGATTAAGCTCCATAGCTTAAGCTTTAGGATGTAGCAGGATCATGCTGTCCCCTAACCAGCAGCAACTTGGCATCTCCAACACACCGCTTTCTCTTTAGCCACGGCATTCTTAATCAGGATCAGCTCACTTGTCAAATCATAAACGTGATTAGCCGCTTATAAAATTGTAAGCGTCAATGATCGTCCCTGGTCGCCATTACGTGAAACCTACTTATGCCATAATTACAGCAGCCAGCACACGCCGTCCTCGGATGAATCTAGAAGTCTAGATCATATTCATCACCTCCCTTGGGAATGTGTTGATCTTTCACTTCCAACTTCCAGAGCACTGCCTGCCTCATGTATAAAACGGGGTGAAAGCCTGTTTCGAGAGCATTGTTTGCCTCTGCTCAGAGGTTGAGCTTgggagcatatatatatatagtgacaCGTGTTTGAAATCCCCAAAATCTAGATTAGCACCCCCTAGCCTAATCCGAGTCCAGATTAGTTAAAGATGGGGAGACAGAGGAAGCTAAAGAAGCTAGCAAAGCTAGAACGGGCTGGTGTAGTGGCCGTCATGTGGCCGGCCAATCATTCAATCAAGCAGCGGTCAACAGCTTTAGCAAGCTCCCCCGTCTGCTTTTCCGTCGGTTTCTTGCCATTCTCTTTTCCTGTTTCCTTTTTCGGCAAGCGGCTAGAGGAGCAAGCTGGTAGAGTGTTGGCGTGTGGTGCTCTGTCGCCTCGCCAACCACCGATGGAGTGGGCAGCCAGCTTGGTTGCTTGGTGTCTATGGAGAGATCACTGGATGGAGCTTCATGTCCGTCGATTCATCATTGTTAGTCACCACAAAAGAATTAAGTGGCAGCATCGTCTCACTGTCACTCCTTCGTCCAGACAACAGATTTCTACTTTCATTTTTGTCCAGTAGTAAGTAACGTGCTGTTACAAGTAGCGGGACGTTCAATCTCGGTGCTCCATTTGTGCATGTGTAATGCTTACTCCTCGTAAAGGCGTGCTTCTTTCACCGTTGCATTGAACGTGCCCGCGCAAATTGCATGAGAATTTTCCACGATTTGCGTATGGCACGCCGCTGGTCGCTAGTCGCTACCGGTCTTCTTCGCCGTGTTGCCCAATGCTGCACTTTTTTTTTGAGACTCGCTCAATGCCGCAATTACGTCGCGATGGGAGGATGGCCATGACCCATGTCATCTCCAGAGTCTGGGCTTGCTAGGGTCCAACCGCTGCATTCAGGCTAAAATGACAAGTTTGAACACTTTTAGAAGGTTTAGCATGAAATGATCACATTTCAAACTTCTTTCACGATATTGACTCTTTTCAGCAACGCCGCCCACCTAGGCGTTTGCGTTCCACAAGCAAATACTTGGATCATGACGTTTCCACCATGGCCCTGGCGTGGCCAAACGAAAACGCTGtgcaaaacaaaaatagaaaaaagaaacgacagaaaaatgaaaaaaaagggcGCCCCGCCCCCACACTGGGTCAGCCCAAAGTGTACCGAGGGGTGTGTTGAAATCTTAAAAAAGCTCATGGATTTATTAAATGATCGTaggttttaaaaaagttcatgaatttgaaaaggatacataaatttgaaaaaaaatcacaaaaatagaaAATATCGAATTGTGAAAAAAGCTCATGGATTTATTAAATGATCGTaggttttaaaaaagttcatgaatttgaaaaggatacataaatttgaaaaaaaatcacaaaaatagaaAATATCGAATTGTGGAAAATATTCAACATTTAAAAATACtcataaatttgaaaaagttcatgaactcGAGAGGAAGTTCACAAAAATTGAGAAGTTCGTGAATTTGGAAAAAGTACAAAAACTGGAAGGTTCGGGAATACGAGAAAAGTTCAtataaattgaaaaaaaattgagatTCGTGAATTTGAATATATTTTTTACCGAAACCGGTTTTGCACCTCTCTGGTTTTACCCAGTTCTCTCTGAAACGCTCCGGGTATGCGCCAGTTAGTAAATAAGCCTATAAGTGGCGGCTTAAGCGGGAGCAagtagttaacgagcgctccttcgggagcctcgcaacgatcagcgccatttGGCGCGTTTTCAGCTTTTttcgggttttttcgacgttttggttttccccaggtctttcttagcttttcgataaaaaagaaatcaagaaaaaaaattcacgaaaaaacgtgttttttttccgtgaaagtcacggtttttcttccgcgagaggcacggttgtgctttagcgagagtcacggccgtgcctctcggaaacaaaaaaaacgcgttttctgtttttttttcgcgagagtcacggtttttctttcgcgagaggcacggttgtgctttcgggagagtcacggtcgtgcctctcggaaagggaaaaacaaaatgcgttttctgttttttttcgttcgtgagagtcacggttttgctttcgtgagaggcacggttgtgctttcgcgacaGTCACGACCgtacctctcggaaacgaaaaaaaacgcgttttctatttttttccttacacgagagtcacggttttgcttccacgagaggcacggttgtgattttgcgagaggcacgggcgtgcctctttcggaaagggaaaaaccgttctcccggttcggtttttttgcccgattttttttgtgaaaaaaaagtttgtcaaaaactatcaacatgggatccagttttgaagatctcgacgcgaggaatctaatggtgaaaacggttcgagatttggacgcacggtttaagagatgaaacgt
The window above is part of the Triticum aestivum cultivar Chinese Spring chromosome 2A, IWGSC CS RefSeq v2.1, whole genome shotgun sequence genome. Proteins encoded here:
- the LOC123185529 gene encoding probable transcription repressor OFP9, which translates into the protein MHFFSGRSKPRQKNAGGKNQADASTAAKAKHKDGRCRALCCGASRLSVSSSASCSSLDALDTTRGRMSDIAHGMVQARLHSMADAASADGRSSATTRRGTEPADQHRRWPCVCSCASGGGGCHERSAPRPRERKPCVVLVAVDRRTYEPREEFRRSIAEVIAAKRMAEPAELRALLNCYVSVNAREHRAAILDAFHEVCTGLFACKG